In Miscanthus floridulus cultivar M001 chromosome 19, ASM1932011v1, whole genome shotgun sequence, the DNA window ATATATGTATTTCCTACACATATGATGTTATATAAAAGAACCATAAGGGCAATGAAGCTTTTTCCCAATTGGTTCTTCATCTCATTACCTTAATTTATCTCCCAAactattcgcaaaaaaaaaaactcccaaACATACGTGAGGACCCTCTATGTGAGACTCAAAAGCTAAGCGAGTAGATTCTGACAAAATGGTATCGTTACAGTTCAATAATATTGTTAATCAATCATCAAATATACTGAGCCGGCTAGCTTATCCCAACTCCATTCCCAAACCGTACAGATCTTACAGAGAGTAGCATATTCCAGTGAAAATGAACTCGTACAGTACTCTAAAGCGGCAATGCCCTTGGAGCGCTGCGTCTGTGTGAACCAAAAATGCAAGAGCTGTTTAAGCAGGTCACAAATGAACCCGACCTCTTGGTTGGAGCAAAAGAGGTCGAGATGCCACAGTCAGACACACGGAACGGAAGGGCCACCTGTCAGAGCGCAACAGCTAAATCATAGCACAACCATATTTGGAACAGCTACACAGTGCTTCATATGTCTGCAAAAAAACAAGCCGCGGCAAATCCAGCCGAGTCAAGGGAACAGATGTTAACGTACTAGTTGCGTACAAAATTCACAGTACAGCCAGGTGACGTTGGCTCGCAAGATCGCGGCGAGGATCCTAATACAACACACCATACAACCACCCCTGCAGACCTATCTATATATCACCCTTAAAACTTGAATTCCTTCTTCTTCGACTTGCcttccttctcttgcttccgcttCCTCTTGTGAGCATTCTGCAAAGAGTCATGTGTCCATGATGCCCACTCATCAATCAGCTAGCTATTGAAATCAAAACATAAACGAAATCACTGGGTCACAGAATAGTACATACCTCCGCCACCATGTCactgaagtcctccttttggttGCGAAGCTTCTCTTCCTCTCGCGCTTCTTCATACCTGTTGCATTATCGGAAGGAGGATAATTCATTACCGTTTTGACTTGGAAGAAGGGGGAAAAAAAAGCAACCAACAATATCAACTGAACAAAGCATCAGGCGAAGTGATCCTTACTTGGCTGCCAGAACATCATCCATGGCTTCCAGTTCCTCGGGTTGGATGGTGACGTCCACCTTGTCTGACTTTTGATTCTTAAGCAGATCCACCTGCCACCAAATTTAACAGAAGTTAAAAAAAAGATCAATTATCAAATATCAGGGATACAACCTAGTTCCAAAGAGCACCCAAAGGGGTACAGCTCCAACACTCACCCTTTTCGGAGCTGATGATTTATCTTGTGTTCCCAGCACATACCTGTAAAGCGAGCACACACGGCATGAGATACAAAACCAAGGGGGGACATGCAAGAGGTATTAGGGTTAGGGAGACATACGTATGGCTTGACCCATATAGTGTCCCAGGGGCGATCCTTTCTTCCTTTTGTTCAAGAACCTTCAGGAGCCAAGGAAGGAACATCAGCAATGAATACTAACAAAGATACCACAAACCCCACCAATACCAGACATTTACTTACCTGGTACAATGGCCGTTCTGCCTGCTTCTCAGTCTCCTTCCTCTGCAGCTTCCGAAGGTCGATAACATCAGGTGTTTCAACACCAGTTGGAGTACTGgttggaggcaaaaaaaaaaaaaagggttaGGCATACATGTCTACTGCATCAGCATTACTAAAGAAAAGGAAAACCAAGGGTTACAAAACACTAAAGAAAGAAATATAGTAAAATCACCTTGAGATAGTATCGACAGACTGAATTCCGTCTTCCATTTCCTCGTCTTCCATtggttcttcctcttcctcctcttcctcttcttcctcctcctcttcctccaaaTCTCCCCAGTGTTTGCTGCGATCAACAGGTTCATCCTGCAAGGTTGAAGAAAACAAATAAGTTCTGCTTCTAAATTGGCTCTGAACTCTGCAGTATTTACCCACTAAAACGTAAAGTGAAACATACATCGTAGTTAGGTTCGTCCTGCTGCAGAACACCAAAAACGTCTCCATAGAGTGGACGTCCATGCTGTTGGCAAGAAACAATACAAGAGCTTAGGAAAGGAACCTTGAGTACATCTAGACAGTGTAAAAGCAAGGTTTCAAACTTTCAATAGAAAACATACCTCATCAACTGGTGGCTTTCCCCACTCCCCTGGTCTATAACCAAAACTGGCACCAGGGGGGATTGGGGCATTTAGACCTGGGATCTTTAGTTGGGGATAAGATGGAGGTGGACCATAGCGCTGAAACGTTATACATCGATTTAAGTTAGCCAGTAACAAAGGCATTATCAATAGGAGAACAGCTGAATTCAGGTTAAAAGAACAAACCTGCATGTTTATAAGCCATGGGGGAGGGGCACCATCAGGCATACCAAGAGCATCTTTAAGCTCACGAGACAGCATGCCTGGCTTCATTTCCCTCAGTTTAACCTGTTGAATGAAGTAGAAGTTAAGAACATGGTGTTATCACACCAAAAACATACATTGACATCTGTTGCAGTTATAACACAAAAACCATACGTACCTCAAATTCTTTGCCTTCATAATACAGATCACCATGACTAGACAACTTGGGTTTTGTCTGATATTTGAAGAACGCATCATGCAAAACCTGCCAAGAACAAATTTATTGTTAGACAATCCATCTGTGTGACAGCCATCTCAAGACCAGGTAACTAGCCAAATCTAGGGCACAAATATAATTCATAAAAAAGCAACACCAGTAATTGCTAGTAATCTGAAAACTATGATGAATTGGTCACGACCTTAAGACAAGGAATCAAGATCAGATGTGGAGGCATGACGACAACAAGATATCATGAgaatatatgacaaaggaagaAAGTACAAAGTAGACATATGTCTGCTCCTGGTCCTACTCCTATAGATGCACACAAGCCACAAACTACTTCACATTTCACACTTTGTGGGTGGAAAGAAGTTTACCTGATAATCTATATCCATTTTGCCCATTTTGGGCTGCATACGCTCCCGCTGTTTCTGTTTCAACTTCTTGCTATCCTCTTTCTCAATATAAGCCTGTGTATACATTTAGAAATCAATTAGGCGGTTCATGTTCATGGCACCAAACTGGTATGAATAGTTCTGCAGCGTTCACCCAAGAAAAAGTTTGAATACGCAGAGAGGGAAGTAAATTACTGAGATACCATAAGCAAGTTACCTGTCTTATCTTTTCTATTCCAGTTGCAGCAATGAAGTCAGGAAGCTGGAAAGGCTGTTTCTCAATACCTCTCTTCCCCTGAAACAACAAGATAACATTGTAAATTGAATATGTACAAACAAGAAACGTTATAACTAACAGATGGATAAGAAAATATTGGTGTCTTAAATATGTAGACTTCAGTACGATTTGCAACAAAAACAGGAAAGACACTTGTATTTGTGGTGTGAATTAATATTTAAGGCCATGGACTCTAGCTGGACCTTAATCTATTCCATTCCACTGAAGAGGGCCTCATGTGAAATAAACTAGTTTCAATGATCCAATATATAGACTACAGAACCCACTCAAGTATTGCACCAGCAAGCCCAGCCGCCCCAGTTGTTACAGCCATCCCTGCAAGAATTAGGTATCTGTATAAGAGGTGTGAAACCATATGGACATTTCGCTCCCACACCCCCACACCAGTCAATGACTCGCTGAGAAGAGAATGCAAACACGATATGTATGTATACAGACTAATTTCACCAAATATAAGCACCCATATATTCAAACTAAATAGATGTGTTGAAAGTCACAAACCTGCAAGAACTTGCGCTTTTGAGACCAGTGCCTAGGGACAGGTACTGTATTTCTGTATGCCTTGAGATATACAAGCAATTTTGGATCTGCAGCAGTTGCATCCCAGACCtggaattgaaaaaaaaaatatgagATGAAGATAGATGATCTATACGTAATGGATTTTTATCAGCAAAAATGAAACTGCTGGCTGCGGGTTCACTTGATTGGAAACAAGAGCGCACCTCTACAACGTCAGGTCTGTTGCATATCTGTTTGAGTTCTGCAATCTTCATCCTGCgctccagcttcttcttcttattggacagccctccttccttcttcttgttTGCCTCCTGCTCATCGtcttcgtcgtcgtcatcatctgaGCCCTTCTTTGTGGCATCAGTGGCACCCTCATCTTTCTTATCATCCTGTCAGCGAACATACATTAGAACACCACACTTAGGCTCGCTCATCGACCGACCGACCGACTGAAGAAACACTTTGTAAATCCAAATACCTCGGCCGCTGCTGCGGCAGCGTCCTTGAAGGTGAACTTTTCGAAGATGGCCTTGAAGTCATCGAGGAGAGGGTCGTCCAGCTCGGCCTTCTCCGGCACGTACTCTATCTCCACCTCCACCTGCAGCAAATCCAAATCCAGCACGTTCAGAAACCCTAGGTTTTAGgccccgtgccgtgccgtgcgtgCCTAACTTCAAGGTGGGTACCGGAGGATGCGCGGCGGAAAGTCGCTCACCTGGGGCTCGGGGTTGGGATCGGCGTTCTCCTTGGCGTCGGAGCCAGAAGCTCCCCCGTCCGCGTCCTGGGCATCGGCCTCAGCGGCGGACTTGTTCTTCTTGgccttgcggcggcggcggcggcggcggtcggccTCCCGCTCCTTGGTTTTGCTTCCGTTGGGGAGGTCGGAGGCCGTGGTGGGCGCCGGGTTGGGGCTGGGGTCCACCTCGGCGGCGGCCATAGTCGGCGGCGGCGTGGTCGCGAGGAGGAGACGAGTGCGGGCTCGGGAAGAGGAGAGGCGGTGGGCCGGTTGGCGTGTGTCCTTGCCGTTTGCATCGCGTTTTGTGCGTTGGCCATTGGTCGGTTCTGTGCGTGCAGAGCCCAATGGGACAAACTAGGCTTTATCCTGGCCCACTCGAGAGCTAGGCTCTCAAGAGAAAAGGCTTGAGGCTCGCGAGGTGCTTATATTCGGCTCGGCTCGTCTTGGACTTGCTTCGATATCTTCTTTTTgaatttctatatatatatatacacacacgcgaTGATCAAATGAACCTAGCGAGCTTGAGTAAGTCGTTACTATTTTATAAGATGTTTGTGTGTGTATTCCAAATTTTGTTGTCTAGTTACATTGTTCGTATCCCTCAGATCCTACATACTCCCCCATTCCAAACTGTAGCTTTTTTAGATGCATAGTTGTTGTGGACTTAGATATATACTATATCCCTCGGACCGGAAGCTCAACGCTCATGCGCCCTTTTTCTGCTGCTCGGGCGATCACCGCAGCTGCTCCTACTCTACTCCCACGTGATGGACACTGCCCTCCGATGGAAACTTGTGGCTAGGGGGCAGGAAGTCCCTCGTCGGGGATGAACCCTGCTGCTCCAGCGACACCTCCCTCTAGCAACACATCCTGTTGCAC includes these proteins:
- the LOC136526702 gene encoding uncharacterized protein; the protein is MAAAEVDPSPNPAPTTASDLPNGSKTKEREADRRRRRRRKAKKNKSAAEADAQDADGGASGSDAKENADPNPEPQVEVEIEYVPEKAELDDPLLDDFKAIFEKFTFKDAAAAAAEDDKKDEGATDATKKGSDDDDDEDDEQEANKKKEGGLSNKKKKLERRMKIAELKQICNRPDVVEVWDATAADPKLLVYLKAYRNTVPVPRHWSQKRKFLQGKRGIEKQPFQLPDFIAATGIEKIRQAYIEKEDSKKLKQKQRERMQPKMGKMDIDYQVLHDAFFKYQTKPKLSSHGDLYYEGKEFEVKLREMKPGMLSRELKDALGMPDGAPPPWLINMQRYGPPPSYPQLKIPGLNAPIPPGASFGYRPGEWGKPPVDEHGRPLYGDVFGVLQQDEPNYDDEPVDRSKHWGDLEEEEEEEEEEEEEEEPMEDEEMEDGIQSVDTISSTPTGVETPDVIDLRKLQRKETEKQAERPLYQVLEQKEERIAPGTLYGSSHTYVLGTQDKSSAPKRVDLLKNQKSDKVDVTIQPEELEAMDDVLAAKYEEAREEEKLRNQKEDFSDMVAENAHKRKRKQEKEGKSKKKEFKF